The proteins below come from a single Nostoc sp. KVJ3 genomic window:
- a CDS encoding transglycosylase domain-containing protein, which yields MSAPQPPHKPQTLIGQLTQAVHTIQARVDFSKLALKPNAKVPELWVQDAGADKAEVYPLLGDRYILGRSSKSSDIVVRNPVVSQIHLSLSRNSTHSTPVFVIKDENSTNGIYRGKRRVNSLELRHGDILTLGPPELAASVRLQYVDPPAWYVKAASWTAYGVGGVTALLVLVIGVEWLKFRVKPLPTATRAPVVVYARDGATPLREPRTISHVDMKRLDEFGPYLPAAVVASEDTRYYWHFGVDPLGILRAVLINSRKGDVQQGASTVTQQVARSLFREYVGRQDTLGRKLREAVVALKLETFYSKDDILLMYLNRVFLGGDTSGFEDAARYYFEKPAKQLTLAEAATLVGILPAPNAFDFCGNGPNKLEAAEYRNRVIKRLLEMGKIKPEDANRARRSTVQVSPKVCEQQAKTIAPYFYSYVFSELESILGQGAANEGNYIIETQLDPSVQSQAESSLRNSVNNSGGSFNFSQGAVVTLDSSTGSILAMVGGTDYKKSQFNRAVQAKRQPGSTFKIFTYTAAIEQGISPSKSYSCAPLTWQGFTYKPCRSSAGSLDIATGLALSENPIALGVAKEIGLNKVVAMAQRLGIKSSLDPVPGLVLGQSVVNVLEMTGAFGAISNRGVWNPPHAISRILDSGDCRDRNDIKTCRVIYSFDQDPDANKRVLANGVADEMTSLMRGVITRGTGRSAALGLGEAGKTGTTDKNVDLWFIGFIPSRRLVTGIWLGNDNNSPTSGSSAQAAQLWGNYMGRITR from the coding sequence CGGAACTCTGGGTGCAGGATGCGGGGGCGGATAAAGCAGAGGTATATCCACTATTGGGCGATCGCTATATTCTCGGTCGTAGCTCCAAATCTAGTGATATCGTCGTCCGTAACCCTGTTGTCAGTCAAATTCACCTGTCATTATCACGGAATTCTACTCATAGCACCCCAGTTTTCGTAATCAAAGACGAAAACTCAACCAATGGCATTTATCGTGGCAAGCGTCGTGTCAATTCCCTGGAATTGCGTCACGGTGATATTCTCACCCTTGGCCCCCCAGAACTCGCCGCTTCTGTGCGCTTGCAATACGTCGATCCACCAGCCTGGTACGTGAAAGCTGCAAGTTGGACAGCTTATGGTGTTGGTGGTGTCACAGCCCTATTAGTGTTAGTGATTGGCGTAGAATGGCTAAAATTTCGAGTTAAACCCCTACCTACAGCTACACGCGCCCCAGTAGTTGTTTACGCCCGTGATGGAGCCACACCGCTAAGAGAGCCTCGAACTATCTCTCATGTAGACATGAAGCGTTTAGACGAATTTGGCCCTTATTTACCTGCTGCGGTGGTAGCTTCAGAAGATACTCGTTATTACTGGCACTTTGGGGTTGATCCTCTGGGTATTTTACGAGCCGTGTTGATCAATAGCCGCAAAGGAGATGTGCAGCAAGGAGCCAGCACTGTTACGCAGCAAGTTGCCCGGAGTTTGTTCCGCGAGTATGTTGGCAGACAGGATACCCTGGGACGCAAATTGCGAGAAGCAGTTGTCGCCCTCAAGCTAGAAACCTTTTACAGCAAAGATGATATCTTGCTGATGTACTTAAATCGGGTTTTTTTGGGGGGAGATACCTCTGGCTTTGAGGATGCAGCCCGGTATTATTTTGAGAAGCCCGCTAAACAATTAACTTTGGCAGAAGCAGCAACCTTAGTAGGAATTCTACCTGCTCCCAATGCTTTCGATTTTTGTGGGAATGGGCCAAATAAGCTAGAAGCAGCTGAATATCGGAATCGCGTGATTAAGCGGTTGCTGGAAATGGGCAAAATTAAACCTGAAGATGCGAACCGAGCTAGACGTTCCACTGTCCAAGTTAGTCCTAAAGTTTGTGAGCAACAAGCTAAAACGATCGCTCCTTACTTTTACAGTTACGTCTTCTCTGAACTGGAATCAATCTTAGGACAGGGAGCTGCAAACGAAGGGAACTATATAATTGAAACCCAACTCGATCCGTCTGTACAGAGCCAAGCAGAATCATCCTTAAGAAATTCAGTTAACAATAGCGGCGGAAGTTTTAATTTTTCTCAAGGGGCTGTGGTAACTCTTGACTCCAGTACAGGCAGTATCCTGGCAATGGTAGGCGGAACTGACTACAAAAAAAGTCAGTTCAATCGTGCTGTTCAAGCCAAAAGACAACCAGGTTCCACCTTCAAAATCTTTACTTACACCGCCGCGATTGAACAGGGAATTTCACCATCTAAGAGTTATTCCTGCGCTCCTTTAACTTGGCAAGGCTTCACCTATAAACCCTGTCGTTCCAGTGCTGGTAGTTTGGATATTGCCACCGGGCTGGCTCTTTCAGAAAATCCCATCGCCTTGGGAGTTGCCAAAGAAATCGGGTTAAATAAAGTAGTGGCAATGGCACAGCGTTTAGGGATAAAATCGTCCCTCGATCCGGTTCCCGGTTTGGTACTGGGTCAAAGTGTGGTCAATGTTTTGGAAATGACTGGTGCTTTTGGCGCTATTAGTAATCGTGGAGTGTGGAATCCTCCCCATGCCATTAGCCGAATTTTAGACAGTGGTGATTGCCGCGATCGCAATGATATCAAAACCTGCCGTGTAATCTACTCCTTTGACCAAGATCCAGATGCCAACAAACGGGTGTTGGCTAATGGTGTAGCCGATGAAATGACCAGTTTGATGCGTGGTGTCATCACAAGAGGTACTGGTCGTAGTGCTGCCCTTGGATTAGGAGAAGCCGGAAAAACAGGTACAACTGATAAAAACGTTGACCTCTGGTTCATCGGTTTTATCCCTAGTCGGCGGCTCGTAACTGGTATTTGGCTAGGAAACGACAACAACTCCCCCACATCTGGTAGCAGCGCTCAAGCCGCTCAGTTATGGGGGAATTATATGGGGCGAATTACCCGGTAA
- a CDS encoding DUF4335 domain-containing protein yields the protein MNIQRKYSLPNCTLLLEGLSDVTRAAQFQEMRPELSILVNAECYLSGYNQPLTGGREFFESLVRAVSGYAQEFLSSVPNPQAHNQESELVEFRKVDGNRHRLIIHSEGAPEGFESHSNNSKRPPIEIDLNTVQLFDLVEAVDQFFADTQTLPELSLELQPVTRRYGGASQALIRQAVPAAVGVSSLAVAAIAFNLIPPPQIRPPQPQPENQTSPTTKSLTPSPSAAATPIAAATPTANTKPPVKDLEALLNTVPEITDPSQLRSLNRQVYNQIHPAWTNRSGLKEELIYRLGVAADGAIVGYKALNKEANLGVGQTPLPKVLYNPATRPPISNEPIAQFRVVFTTRGVLEVSPWRGYARTPEVVGAKITDSNIVKSLNQKLYSTVRQTWSGTPTFTRDLKYRVAVNKDGVIADYEPLNQVAFDYFRETPLPKMFNAVYGSNVAAPNNKEPLAHFQVVFKPNGTLEVTPWQGYQ from the coding sequence ATGAATATTCAACGTAAGTATAGTCTACCTAATTGTACACTGCTTTTAGAAGGGTTAAGTGATGTCACCAGGGCTGCACAGTTCCAAGAAATGCGCCCAGAATTATCAATATTGGTAAATGCAGAATGCTATTTATCTGGTTATAATCAGCCCCTAACGGGAGGGCGGGAATTTTTTGAAAGTTTGGTGAGGGCTGTTAGCGGCTATGCCCAAGAATTTTTAAGTAGTGTACCCAATCCCCAAGCACACAATCAGGAATCGGAGCTAGTAGAGTTTCGGAAAGTTGACGGCAACCGCCACAGGTTAATTATCCATTCCGAAGGCGCTCCAGAAGGGTTTGAGTCTCACTCTAATAATTCTAAACGTCCACCTATTGAAATAGATTTGAACACGGTGCAGTTGTTTGATTTAGTGGAAGCAGTGGATCAGTTTTTTGCTGATACCCAAACTTTACCTGAACTTTCCCTAGAGCTACAACCAGTTACCAGACGTTATGGTGGTGCTAGTCAAGCTTTGATTAGACAGGCTGTACCTGCTGCTGTGGGTGTGTCAAGTTTAGCAGTCGCAGCGATCGCCTTTAACTTGATTCCACCTCCCCAAATCCGTCCACCACAGCCTCAACCAGAAAACCAAACTAGCCCTACAACCAAAAGCCTCACTCCTTCACCATCAGCCGCCGCAACACCCATTGCAGCTGCAACACCCACAGCCAATACAAAGCCACCAGTTAAAGATTTAGAAGCACTGTTAAACACAGTTCCAGAAATTACCGATCCATCCCAACTTCGGTCATTGAATCGTCAAGTGTACAACCAAATTCATCCAGCTTGGACTAATCGCTCAGGATTGAAGGAAGAATTAATTTATCGTTTGGGTGTAGCTGCGGATGGTGCGATCGTTGGTTATAAAGCGCTGAATAAAGAAGCGAATCTAGGAGTAGGTCAAACTCCTTTGCCTAAAGTACTTTACAATCCAGCTACCCGCCCTCCCATTTCCAACGAACCGATCGCCCAATTTCGAGTAGTGTTTACTACAAGAGGTGTGCTAGAAGTTAGTCCTTGGCGGGGATATGCTAGAACGCCAGAGGTAGTGGGTGCAAAAATTACTGATTCTAATATAGTTAAAAGTTTAAACCAAAAGCTATATAGCACAGTTCGGCAAACTTGGAGTGGTACTCCCACCTTTACGCGAGATTTGAAATATCGAGTAGCGGTCAATAAAGATGGTGTCATTGCTGACTATGAACCACTTAACCAAGTCGCCTTTGACTATTTCCGCGAAACACCCCTTCCGAAGATGTTCAATGCTGTCTACGGCTCAAATGTTGCTGCTCCCAATAATAAAGAACCTCTCGCCCACTTCCAAGTGGTATTTAAGCCTAACGGCACACTAGAAGTTACCCCTTGGCAGGGATATCAATAA
- a CDS encoding DUF3038 domain-containing protein, translating into MNVSASLTPFNSPTQDSLPMILDTLPDPAIASKTCPRRTRLQIDLILLAIEALELGGSEAILSFAQELDLKGIVKDRVNLWRMRSSNPLRRAHMRRPLTIMEAKALVVIACYIARRLTVVIRQLLMICQQMEEKQIPLEQNLRLSNYLERFRAHFKSRMNARRSGVLALSSDEKLDELAINLLGQLLFCTGTAGMQRFWISLFDGEVE; encoded by the coding sequence ATGAATGTCTCAGCAAGTTTAACGCCGTTCAACAGTCCAACTCAAGATTCGCTGCCGATGATTCTGGACACTTTGCCAGATCCTGCGATCGCTTCCAAGACATGCCCTCGGAGAACGCGGTTGCAAATTGACCTGATTTTATTGGCAATTGAAGCTTTAGAGCTTGGTGGTTCGGAAGCAATCTTGAGTTTTGCTCAAGAGTTGGATCTCAAAGGAATTGTTAAAGACAGGGTGAATTTGTGGCGGATGCGTAGCTCTAACCCGCTACGAAGAGCGCACATGCGTCGTCCCTTAACTATTATGGAAGCAAAAGCTCTCGTGGTAATTGCTTGCTACATAGCGCGGCGTTTAACTGTTGTTATCCGCCAGTTACTCATGATATGTCAACAAATGGAAGAAAAGCAGATTCCATTAGAACAGAATTTGCGTCTATCCAATTACCTAGAGCGGTTTAGAGCGCATTTTAAAAGCCGGATGAATGCTCGACGTTCTGGTGTCCTGGCATTAAGTTCTGATGAAAAATTAGATGAGCTAGCGATAAATTTGTTAGGACAATTACTATTTTGTACAGGTACAGCTGGAATGCAGCGCTTCTGGATTAGTCTTTTTGACGGTGAAGTGGAATGA